A region of Acidobacteriota bacterium DNA encodes the following proteins:
- a CDS encoding sigma-70 family RNA polymerase sigma factor, producing MASDAASAAQFDNPSLEALGDEELVDRFLDATNVNKQRCFEIIISRYQWLINHVIRSSRYRFPAWDSADDVIARAVFKVYRGLVQWRREGKLSSFIARIATSEMIDTIRRVRRDKSWNPLMTNVAADDDDRPTAIDRAPSREPSPEAQLLNRQQRELVDSLLEEVCRDWKDSVIVSDYIILNLNAKEISEKYEMSEDVVYQRAHRLKERLMNCLAERGITSSTTLLGVGGKKGKK from the coding sequence ATGGCAAGTGATGCAGCATCGGCAGCCCAATTTGATAACCCATCGCTTGAAGCGTTAGGCGACGAAGAACTGGTTGACCGGTTTCTTGATGCCACAAACGTAAACAAGCAACGGTGTTTTGAAATTATCATTTCGCGCTATCAATGGTTGATTAACCATGTGATACGCAGTTCGCGCTATCGCTTTCCGGCTTGGGATTCGGCGGATGACGTGATTGCCCGTGCCGTCTTTAAAGTCTATCGCGGCTTGGTGCAATGGCGCAGGGAAGGGAAGCTTTCAAGCTTTATCGCACGCATTGCCACCAGTGAAATGATTGACACGATTCGCCGCGTCCGTCGCGATAAAAGCTGGAATCCGTTGATGACCAATGTCGCTGCGGACGATGACGATAGACCGACGGCAATTGACCGCGCGCCTTCGCGTGAACCTTCACCGGAAGCGCAGTTGCTCAATCGCCAGCAACGCGAACTGGTTGATAGCCTCCTCGAAGAGGTTTGTCGTGATTGGAAAGATAGCGTGATTGTCAGCGATTACATTATCCTGAATCTCAACGCGAAAGAGATTTCCGAGAAGTACGAGATGAGTGAAGATGTGGTTTATCAACGCGCCCATCGTTTGAAAGAACGGTTGATGAATTGCCTTGCCGAACGTGGCATTACCTCTTCAACTACTTTGCTGGGCGTCGGTGGAAAGAAGGGCAAAAAGTAA